Proteins encoded within one genomic window of Congzhengia minquanensis:
- a CDS encoding uroporphyrinogen decarboxylase family protein, whose product MEKTVSQWLNELRTADVKKAMPILSFPCVQLLDVSVKELISDSDLQAKGMKAVADRCDSAAAVSMMDLSVEAEAFGAQVRFSDDEVPTVIGKLLETPEDAQKLAVPEMGAGRTALYAEAIKKACELICDRPVLAGVIGPFSLSGRLMDMTEIMVNCYVEPEMVHTTLQKATDFIIKYINSFRDAGAHGVVIAEPAAGLLSPDLNAEFSIPYIKQIIEAVKSENFAVVYHNCGNTIPLIDDILTVNADIYHFGNAVDLEEIAPHIPTDVIFMGNVDPAGEFRNGTVASIKQNTKEIMQKCCKYKNFVISSGCDIPPMSSWENIDAFFEATAEFYR is encoded by the coding sequence GTGGAAAAAACAGTTTCTCAATGGTTAAATGAATTAAGAACAGCAGATGTGAAAAAAGCAATGCCCATCCTTTCCTTTCCGTGTGTACAGCTTTTAGATGTCAGCGTGAAAGAACTGATTTCAGACAGCGACCTGCAGGCTAAGGGAATGAAAGCGGTTGCCGACCGGTGTGACAGCGCGGCGGCTGTCAGTATGATGGATTTGTCTGTTGAAGCTGAAGCCTTTGGTGCGCAGGTTCGGTTTTCAGACGATGAAGTTCCGACGGTTATCGGAAAACTGCTTGAAACGCCTGAAGACGCACAGAAGCTGGCGGTTCCGGAAATGGGAGCAGGCAGAACAGCATTATATGCGGAGGCAATTAAAAAAGCCTGCGAGCTTATTTGTGACCGTCCCGTTTTGGCAGGGGTAATCGGGCCGTTTTCCCTTTCGGGGCGGCTGATGGACATGACTGAAATTATGGTAAATTGCTATGTGGAGCCTGAAATGGTACATACTACGCTGCAAAAAGCAACCGATTTTATTATAAAATATATCAACTCATTTCGCGATGCAGGGGCCCACGGCGTTGTGATTGCCGAACCGGCGGCAGGTTTGCTTTCTCCCGATTTAAACGCAGAATTTTCTATTCCTTATATCAAACAGATTATTGAAGCGGTGAAAAGTGAAAATTTTGCGGTTGTATATCATAACTGCGGGAACACAATTCCGTTAATTGACGATATTCTTACGGTGAACGCAGATATTTATCACTTTGGAAACGCCGTAGATTTGGAAGAAATCGCGCCGCACATTCCAACTGACGTTATCTTTATGGGAAATGTGGACCCGGCAGGAGAATTCCGAAACGGAACGGTTGCTTCCATAAAGCAAAATACAAAAGAAATTATGCAAAAGTGCTGTAAATATAAAAATTTCGTAATTTCGTCCGGCTGCGACATACCGCCAATGTCAAGCTGGGAAAATATTGATGCGTTCTTTGAAGCAACAGCCGAATTTTATCGGTAA
- a CDS encoding DUF4886 domain-containing protein yields MKKAISMCLCFAVLLSVCGILAAPASAEATPSVIETFYEGEDGAFFYPFDKEMSLGSRLAMMGDNQISYYKGDSDNTSGMLRIQNYNSINRGVTGVKLIPGQKIRITGEVKFLNSDKLSPKVGVRLVFIGDSTVPVYKDSACTQPLMNGEEQVTLKDKYFGVSIDKDIYGNNMVDGEWHTFEYIYEYDGTFATSKIDNVTYTNYIKDTVTSQMYFRPMGNSPLGKPAGSPSENFTQEYIDACSAAGTTPYVDCLLDNFSVMPYSGMLTDGGNVGYEPNIYNGFEDDGWKKDPNKTNFSWNNINSNAALSDNVPEALAETSKSSIELTYKGAPRDAFVDVGFSAAGPAYKMWFNRAYKISLWAKGSEALAQFGAANNKPLVFIPDRSGDKRIDRTRSKWLQSPTKEIITDDWQKYEFIWYEDMEYAIGRKSDTDFTTRFTIRTYAVPVGTENNLTATIESGEAVQYIYSYQNSAGETVYAGLEDFKLYIDDVTIAPLDIVYNGDMAVKDAADNDTGVIYYKNGKKSSDYCAPGGDTISANLFHAGTIAADATFQQETGLEKKNVLKVAANETPYQSVEIDQGKTYKISFWAKAESGSENMPLYAMMDRSIKGDVLDSTVTDKNPNGLLGYGNSTGITGDIPFYLYSGTQQNVFHDYNKFEITADGETVVSDDYFARMKSVNGYESQAEPTAWNYQYFNGDSWVNTNEEAKTPGSWTLAGGWTKYECFYHWDYQGGHYRMPRLSFVSDGAYAIADIHVEEAVPYQFGIENVSVSGDKEVFEIGDELSVTYDFVSSGAQTANEGKTQVLILAGTEAEGFYPVMAGTAEGAFSFRVPSGAIGKQLKIQITPVSYDYIYAQKPFEISLTGTAKSKLSATLKSFDKSAATWQLWATYGESKPITADVVTALYDADNRLLKTEVAKAEVKNGDDGLVASGTVFADNAVLGKVFVLDSLDTLKPVCSSEKADLSGGSERDSIKVLAIGNSYAEDATNYFYQLAEDAGVKDITVAYLYIGGCTLETHVKNLGGNLPAYRYTKNNTGSWKSETEKTMLYGIVDEDWDVITLQQQSANSGIASSFEPNLTKLIDYVQKNKTNPSCEIYWHMTWAYQEGYAGLSAFGNDQMTMYERISQNVQEIVLPKEDIANIIPVGTAVQNARTSHLGDTLNRDGIHLTLDLGRYLAGLVWVKKLTNRSIDNIDYVPANYAASFGGDVLPLLKEAANNAVWEPFAVTNSSFTK; encoded by the coding sequence ATGAAAAAAGCAATATCTATGTGTTTATGCTTTGCGGTATTGCTGTCTGTCTGCGGCATTTTAGCGGCCCCGGCGTCAGCGGAAGCTACTCCGAGCGTAATTGAAACCTTTTACGAGGGGGAGGACGGGGCGTTTTTTTATCCCTTTGACAAAGAAATGAGCCTGGGTTCACGGCTTGCAATGATGGGGGATAACCAGATTTCCTATTATAAAGGGGATTCGGATAACACCTCCGGAATGCTGCGGATTCAAAACTATAACAGCATTAACAGAGGTGTAACCGGCGTGAAGTTGATTCCGGGACAAAAGATTCGGATTACGGGAGAGGTTAAATTTTTAAATTCGGACAAGCTGTCGCCTAAAGTGGGAGTTCGGTTGGTGTTTATCGGCGACTCCACAGTCCCGGTTTACAAAGACTCTGCCTGCACACAGCCTTTAATGAACGGGGAAGAACAGGTCACGCTGAAGGATAAATATTTTGGCGTATCCATTGACAAGGATATTTATGGAAACAACATGGTAGACGGAGAATGGCACACCTTTGAGTATATTTATGAGTATGACGGAACATTTGCAACGTCTAAAATTGACAACGTGACCTACACAAATTACATAAAAGACACCGTTACTTCCCAAATGTATTTCAGGCCTATGGGAAACAGTCCTTTGGGAAAGCCTGCGGGAAGTCCTTCTGAGAATTTTACGCAGGAGTATATTGACGCGTGCAGCGCGGCGGGAACAACGCCCTATGTAGACTGTCTGCTGGACAATTTTTCTGTGATGCCCTACAGCGGCATGCTGACAGACGGCGGAAACGTGGGATATGAGCCGAACATATACAACGGCTTTGAAGACGACGGCTGGAAAAAGGATCCCAATAAAACCAATTTTTCCTGGAACAACATAAATTCCAATGCGGCGCTTTCGGATAACGTGCCGGAGGCTTTAGCTGAAACGTCGAAATCCTCTATCGAGCTTACCTATAAGGGAGCGCCGAGGGACGCGTTTGTGGACGTAGGGTTTTCTGCAGCCGGTCCGGCATACAAAATGTGGTTTAACAGGGCCTATAAAATCAGCCTTTGGGCCAAAGGGTCTGAGGCGCTGGCGCAATTTGGAGCTGCAAATAACAAGCCTCTCGTGTTTATCCCCGACCGTTCGGGGGACAAACGGATTGACAGAACGCGCTCAAAATGGCTGCAATCCCCCACAAAAGAGATTATAACGGACGACTGGCAAAAGTATGAGTTTATTTGGTATGAAGATATGGAGTATGCAATCGGCAGAAAGAGCGACACCGATTTTACCACCCGGTTCACCATAAGAACCTATGCCGTGCCGGTAGGAACGGAAAACAATCTGACCGCGACAATAGAAAGCGGGGAGGCGGTGCAGTATATCTATTCCTATCAAAACAGCGCCGGCGAAACAGTATATGCCGGGCTGGAGGACTTTAAGCTTTACATTGACGATGTAACCATAGCACCCTTAGACATTGTTTACAACGGCGACATGGCAGTGAAAGATGCGGCGGACAATGACACCGGCGTAATTTATTATAAAAACGGGAAAAAATCGTCTGATTACTGCGCCCCGGGCGGGGATACCATTTCGGCAAATTTGTTCCACGCCGGAACCATTGCAGCAGACGCGACGTTTCAGCAAGAAACCGGGCTGGAGAAGAAAAACGTTTTAAAAGTGGCGGCGAACGAGACGCCTTATCAAAGCGTTGAAATTGACCAGGGGAAAACCTATAAAATCAGTTTTTGGGCAAAGGCGGAAAGCGGCAGCGAAAATATGCCGCTGTATGCAATGATGGACAGAAGCATAAAAGGCGACGTGCTGGACAGCACCGTGACAGATAAAAACCCCAACGGGCTTTTGGGTTACGGTAATTCCACGGGGATAACGGGGGACATACCGTTTTACCTGTATAGCGGCACCCAGCAAAATGTGTTTCACGATTATAACAAATTTGAAATTACAGCTGACGGGGAAACGGTTGTAAGCGACGATTATTTTGCGCGGATGAAGTCGGTAAACGGCTATGAAAGCCAGGCGGAGCCCACCGCGTGGAACTATCAATATTTTAACGGCGACAGCTGGGTAAACACAAATGAAGAAGCAAAAACACCCGGTTCGTGGACGCTGGCCGGCGGCTGGACAAAATATGAATGTTTCTACCACTGGGATTATCAGGGCGGGCACTACCGCATGCCCAGGCTCTCCTTTGTGTCCGACGGGGCATATGCCATCGCCGACATTCACGTGGAGGAGGCAGTGCCTTACCAGTTTGGAATTGAAAATGTTTCCGTCAGCGGTGACAAAGAGGTTTTTGAAATTGGAGATGAACTTTCCGTTACCTATGATTTTGTGTCCAGCGGCGCACAGACGGCAAACGAGGGAAAGACGCAGGTTTTAATTCTTGCCGGAACAGAAGCAGAAGGCTTTTATCCTGTTATGGCGGGAACGGCAGAGGGTGCGTTTTCGTTTCGGGTGCCTTCCGGCGCTATCGGCAAGCAGTTAAAAATTCAAATTACGCCTGTTTCGTATGACTACATCTATGCCCAGAAACCATTTGAAATCAGCTTGACTGGCACGGCAAAAAGCAAACTGTCGGCCACATTAAAATCCTTTGACAAAAGCGCTGCCACCTGGCAGCTGTGGGCAACTTACGGAGAAAGCAAGCCAATAACAGCCGACGTTGTTACCGCACTTTATGATGCGGACAACAGGCTTTTAAAAACCGAGGTTGCAAAAGCGGAAGTAAAAAATGGGGACGACGGTTTGGTAGCCAGCGGAACGGTGTTTGCGGATAATGCCGTATTGGGAAAGGTGTTTGTGTTAGACTCGCTTGACACCTTAAAGCCTGTTTGCAGCAGCGAAAAAGCAGATTTATCCGGCGGAAGCGAACGGGACAGCATTAAGGTGCTGGCCATTGGCAACAGCTATGCCGAGGACGCCACAAACTATTTTTATCAGCTGGCGGAGGACGCAGGCGTAAAAGACATTACTGTTGCCTATCTTTACATAGGCGGGTGCACCTTGGAAACCCATGTGAAAAACTTAGGAGGAAACCTGCCTGCTTACCGTTATACAAAAAATAACACAGGTTCATGGAAATCGGAAACAGAAAAAACTATGTTGTATGGCATTGTAGACGAGGACTGGGACGTGATTACCCTGCAGCAGCAAAGCGCAAATTCCGGCATTGCGTCTTCTTTCGAGCCGAATTTAACAAAGCTCATTGACTATGTGCAGAAAAACAAGACGAACCCCAGCTGCGAAATTTATTGGCATATGACCTGGGCTTATCAGGAAGGATATGCCGGACTAAGTGCATTTGGCAATGACCAGATGACCATGTATGAGCGGATTTCGCAAAACGTACAGGAAATTGTGCTGCCCAAGGAGGATATAGCAAACATTATTCCTGTTGGCACGGCGGTGCAGAATGCACGGACAAGTCATTTGGGAGACACCTTAAACCGCGACGGTATTCATCTCACGCTGGATTTAGGCCGGTATTTGGCCGGGTTGGTATGGGTGAAGAAGCTTACGAACCGCTCCATTGACAACATCGATTATGTGCCGGCAAATTATGCGGCGTCTTTCGGCGGAGATGTTTTGCCCTTGCTGAAAGAAGCGGCGAACAATGCGGTGTGGGAGCCTTTCGCCGTCACAAATTCCAGTTTTACAAAATAA
- the spoIIP gene encoding stage II sporulation protein P has protein sequence MRGKRKRYYHKTIILKDVFSNTLIYTIAVVFAVGIVVSVLGKLNIQPSRAFIMAEFDKIFCAGQELPFEKRNVYDRISAVIPSVKSSEEMTKKYSAKYSGVKKEDNAAEKQDKQEEISFSEGKKIKSIDMSSDGITFRNETAYTPDVQSLLNTKLNFKMEEGKPNVLIMHTHTSEAYAESPDARSTDNNKNVARVGTVIEERLKSQGINVIHDVTRNDYPAYNGSYTKALAGITSNLEKNPTIEVVLDVHRDYAEQTKNGEAIQLKPVATVEGKQVAQVMFVIGTDGLGLKHPDWKHNLAFAVQIQAELNKVSPKIARPVNIRRERFNQHMTKGSMIIEVGTAGNTIQECENAGFYIGNAIAEVLKRY, from the coding sequence ATGCGCGGCAAAAGAAAAAGATATTATCATAAAACGATTATTTTAAAAGACGTGTTTTCTAACACCTTAATTTATACAATTGCAGTTGTGTTTGCGGTGGGAATTGTTGTGTCCGTCTTGGGAAAGCTAAACATTCAGCCCAGCAGAGCATTTATTATGGCGGAATTTGATAAAATTTTTTGTGCCGGGCAGGAACTTCCGTTTGAAAAACGAAATGTTTACGACCGGATTTCTGCTGTTATACCGTCAGTGAAATCCAGTGAAGAAATGACGAAGAAATATTCAGCCAAATACAGCGGCGTAAAAAAAGAAGATAACGCTGCGGAAAAACAGGACAAACAGGAGGAAATCAGTTTCTCCGAAGGGAAAAAAATTAAAAGTATTGACATGTCATCAGACGGCATTACGTTTCGGAACGAAACTGCCTATACGCCGGATGTGCAGTCCCTTTTAAACACAAAACTGAATTTTAAAATGGAAGAAGGAAAACCAAATGTTTTAATTATGCACACCCACACTTCTGAAGCCTATGCCGAAAGCCCTGACGCCAGGTCCACAGACAACAACAAAAATGTCGCCCGGGTGGGAACGGTGATTGAAGAACGGCTGAAAAGCCAGGGAATAAACGTCATTCATGACGTTACACGAAACGACTATCCGGCATACAACGGTTCGTATACGAAAGCTTTGGCGGGTATAACGTCAAACCTTGAAAAAAATCCTACCATTGAAGTGGTTTTAGACGTGCACAGAGATTACGCCGAACAGACGAAAAACGGCGAAGCCATTCAGCTGAAGCCTGTGGCAACGGTGGAGGGCAAGCAGGTTGCCCAGGTGATGTTTGTTATTGGCACTGACGGCTTAGGGCTAAAACATCCGGATTGGAAACATAATTTGGCATTTGCCGTGCAGATTCAGGCAGAGTTAAACAAGGTTTCCCCGAAAATTGCAAGGCCGGTGAACATACGGCGGGAACGCTTTAACCAGCACATGACAAAAGGCTCTATGATTATTGAGGTCGGAACCGCCGGAAACACCATTCAGGAGTGTGAAAATGCGGGATTTTACATTGGCAATGCCATAGCAGAGGTTTTGAAAAGATATTAA
- a CDS encoding spore germination protein, with protein sequence MKLSRNLEENRKMMAKLFPIEKSFDLIERQVVIGGKKAVMYFIDGFVKDGVMGKIMQFFLGLTPDQLENVNTAQDFAARFVSYVEVSTESDVEKITTQYLSGPAILMIDGYEEAILIDARTYPARSTEEPEKEKVLRGSRDGFVETVVFNTALIRRRIRDPKFVAEVVNVGNRSRTDVVIAYIDDIVDKKTLEKIKKRIESIDVRSLTMSQESLAECLIKRKWYNPFPKIRYTERPDIAAANVLEGNIVILVDNDPSAMVLPSSIFDFIQEADDFYYPPVIGGYMRAVRNLIFFSTLVITPLWLLAIQNMDRLPEWLHFLQIAEPNEVPPVVQLLILEVAIDVLKLASVNTPNMLGNSLSIIGALILGDFAIQSGWFVPDTILYMSIVAICSFSQPSVELNYAFKFMRIIILVLSHFFNLTGFIIGVVLSFVLIGTNKTVTGKGYLYPIIPFNAHDFKYKFLRLKIRSTEKMH encoded by the coding sequence ATGAAACTTTCACGCAATTTAGAAGAAAACCGCAAAATGATGGCAAAATTGTTTCCGATAGAAAAAAGCTTTGATTTAATTGAACGGCAGGTTGTAATCGGCGGCAAAAAGGCGGTTATGTATTTTATAGATGGGTTTGTTAAAGACGGTGTTATGGGGAAGATTATGCAGTTTTTCCTGGGGCTGACGCCTGACCAGCTTGAAAACGTAAATACTGCCCAAGATTTTGCGGCTCGCTTCGTTTCCTATGTTGAGGTTTCGACCGAGAGCGATGTGGAGAAAATTACCACACAATATCTGTCCGGCCCTGCAATTTTAATGATTGACGGCTATGAGGAAGCAATTTTAATTGACGCCAGAACCTACCCGGCGAGAAGCACGGAAGAACCCGAAAAGGAAAAGGTGCTCCGGGGCTCCCGAGACGGGTTTGTGGAAACGGTTGTCTTTAATACGGCGCTGATTCGAAGAAGAATTCGCGACCCGAAGTTTGTTGCCGAAGTGGTGAATGTGGGGAACCGGTCAAGAACCGATGTGGTAATTGCCTATATTGATGATATTGTGGACAAAAAAACCCTGGAAAAGATTAAAAAGCGGATAGAAAGCATTGATGTGCGCTCCCTTACTATGAGCCAGGAAAGCTTGGCAGAATGCTTGATTAAGCGGAAATGGTACAACCCGTTTCCAAAAATCCGATATACGGAGCGTCCAGATATTGCAGCGGCAAATGTGCTGGAAGGAAACATTGTGATTTTGGTGGACAATGACCCCTCCGCCATGGTTTTGCCCAGTTCCATTTTTGATTTTATCCAGGAGGCAGACGATTTTTATTATCCGCCTGTAATCGGCGGATATATGCGCGCAGTCCGCAATCTGATTTTTTTCTCCACGCTGGTGATAACGCCGCTGTGGCTTTTGGCAATTCAAAATATGGACAGGCTGCCGGAGTGGCTTCATTTTCTGCAAATAGCAGAGCCAAACGAGGTGCCGCCCGTTGTTCAGTTGCTTATTTTAGAAGTGGCCATTGACGTTTTAAAGCTGGCGTCGGTGAATACGCCAAATATGTTGGGAAACTCGCTGAGCATCATCGGCGCGCTGATTTTAGGCGATTTTGCCATTCAGTCGGGCTGGTTTGTTCCGGACACAATTCTGTATATGTCTATTGTGGCAATTTGCAGTTTTTCTCAGCCCAGCGTGGAATTAAACTATGCGTTTAAATTTATGCGAATTATTATTTTAGTGCTGAGCCACTTCTTTAATCTTACGGGATTTATCATTGGCGTGGTGCTGTCTTTTGTACTCATTGGAACAAATAAAACGGTAACGGGGAAAGGGTATCTTTATCCAATTATTCCGTTCAATGCCCACGACTTTAAATATAAGTTTTTACGGCTTAAAATCCGTTCTACCGAAAAAATGCACTAA
- a CDS encoding S-layer homology domain-containing protein, whose translation MRRTNKIVSLMLALGMLLSMALPTVTSAADLSFSDVPSDYTYYSAITDLTAEGIINGFEDGTFKPEDPVTRAQFTKLICLAENSGNIKYSEADRAKFPDVVSTGTDAHWAIDFITTAKNSGIINGYDDGTFKPENSVLYEQAVKMAVCALGYTEDRAERAGGTAGAYPSGYLNLAVKAKLLDKISGAKMGEPLTRGRVAQLIYNMRNAEMVDPITGETSGSMRDQTSSTRSSAEGRIVAVYGTSLYYDEESECNKKQIELELSSGKREFYGIENLDINDLNDYLGRSVTVYYDIESGADYYEAYNIAFQNKKNYELTINMDDIEEFNGSKLEYWTEDKDDTENISIDSDIAIIHNGQSVNEDFGDIIDEFASQSGYITLVCSMNNDIADVAFIRTYETIFVNSPKDSKNYKVYDYYDSSKSFILDETDKSKKITFTKNGSPSDFSGIPTTCVLSVSESSDGKLVDVQISTKTQAGTVTDILSDDRIKIDKTPNTYYRFTESCNRSEQINAGMYVQFYLDAFGRVARYTVSSEKSFAYGYLAAAEAGTMTDPKVEVMIYKMSSSNSTLTGNQYALKDSVKIDGKVYSVSKNSDAIMDLLRSTAAKSGINAAIDGKEPENAEFAQPIRYTTTGNVIDSILTSNSTGEINVSLNLVNYTSEPLLCKATGSTLDKYTISGSQVILVPSDRINGTYMTKSYSYFKKDESYYVQLANVPSTNKPAAIYVYGTATGGADVTTEVLSETNIPMIVTRASDVNYKDQIRRCLKLLSATGEELEVYDDGRDNTDAVRTVSAGDVIRVAADGDKLVDAIEVLAVAEDVVSGKQKNLVTFDGTSNGKDELDAPLRVVTGLVHNAKENTVVMAPSFDYPTDEDVYTYTYTENVNVYVIDTSRAGKDNMIEEGNFSNIIGYNQRAEDPSKVMVYTKKGDVVAMIVFK comes from the coding sequence ATGCGAAGGACAAACAAGATAGTGTCGCTTATGCTTGCTTTAGGAATGTTGCTTTCCATGGCACTTCCCACCGTAACATCGGCGGCTGATCTAAGTTTCAGTGACGTACCGTCTGACTACACTTACTATTCGGCAATAACAGACTTAACAGCTGAAGGTATTATAAATGGCTTTGAAGACGGTACATTTAAACCGGAGGATCCGGTTACAAGGGCTCAGTTTACAAAGCTGATTTGTTTGGCGGAAAATTCCGGCAATATTAAGTATTCTGAAGCTGACAGGGCAAAGTTTCCGGACGTTGTTTCCACCGGCACGGATGCCCACTGGGCAATTGATTTTATTACAACAGCAAAGAATTCAGGAATCATTAACGGTTATGACGACGGCACATTCAAGCCCGAAAACAGCGTTCTGTATGAACAGGCCGTTAAAATGGCAGTTTGTGCGCTGGGTTATACGGAAGACCGTGCAGAACGTGCAGGCGGCACAGCAGGTGCTTATCCAAGCGGCTATTTAAATCTTGCGGTTAAAGCAAAACTGCTGGACAAAATCAGTGGTGCAAAAATGGGCGAACCCCTAACCCGTGGCCGTGTTGCGCAGCTTATTTACAACATGCGAAATGCGGAAATGGTTGATCCGATAACTGGTGAAACCAGCGGTTCCATGAGGGATCAGACGTCCTCTACACGTTCTTCCGCTGAGGGCAGGATTGTTGCGGTCTATGGCACTTCTCTTTATTACGATGAGGAAAGCGAATGTAACAAAAAGCAAATTGAGCTTGAGCTAAGTAGCGGTAAAAGAGAATTTTACGGTATTGAAAACTTAGACATCAATGACTTAAACGATTATCTCGGAAGAAGCGTAACGGTTTACTATGATATTGAAAGCGGCGCAGACTACTACGAAGCTTATAATATTGCGTTCCAGAACAAGAAAAATTATGAATTGACCATCAATATGGATGATATTGAAGAATTTAATGGCTCGAAGTTAGAATACTGGACGGAGGACAAAGATGACACAGAGAACATCAGCATTGACTCTGATATTGCGATTATTCATAACGGCCAGTCTGTAAATGAAGATTTTGGTGACATTATTGATGAATTCGCAAGTCAATCCGGCTATATCACTCTTGTTTGCTCAATGAACAATGATATTGCTGATGTTGCATTTATTCGGACCTATGAAACAATTTTTGTAAATTCTCCGAAAGATTCAAAGAACTATAAGGTATATGATTACTATGATTCTTCTAAATCTTTCATTTTAGATGAAACGGATAAAAGTAAAAAAATTACCTTTACGAAAAACGGCTCGCCTTCTGATTTCTCCGGAATTCCTACGACCTGTGTTCTCTCTGTATCAGAAAGCAGCGACGGCAAACTGGTTGACGTTCAGATTTCTACCAAAACACAAGCCGGAACGGTTACAGATATTCTTTCTGATGACAGAATTAAGATTGACAAAACTCCGAATACATATTACAGGTTTACAGAAAGCTGTAACAGAAGCGAACAAATTAACGCGGGTATGTATGTTCAGTTCTATTTAGATGCATTTGGCAGGGTAGCGAGATACACAGTATCTTCTGAAAAATCATTTGCATATGGATATTTGGCTGCAGCTGAAGCTGGAACGATGACAGATCCAAAAGTTGAAGTAATGATTTATAAGATGAGCAGTTCAAATTCTACGTTGACAGGAAATCAGTATGCGTTAAAAGATTCTGTGAAAATTGACGGAAAAGTATATTCTGTATCAAAGAATTCAGATGCAATTATGGATTTACTGCGTAGTACTGCTGCAAAAAGTGGAATTAATGCTGCCATTGATGGAAAAGAACCGGAAAACGCAGAATTTGCTCAGCCAATTCGTTATACAACAACGGGCAATGTAATTGACAGCATTTTAACCAGTAACAGCACAGGTGAAATTAATGTATCATTAAATTTAGTTAATTACACATCTGAACCGTTATTGTGTAAGGCTACTGGATCTACTTTAGACAAATATACAATCAGTGGTTCGCAGGTTATCCTTGTTCCGTCTGATCGTATAAACGGTACATACATGACAAAGAGCTATTCGTACTTTAAAAAGGACGAAAGTTATTATGTGCAGCTTGCAAATGTACCATCAACGAATAAGCCAGCGGCAATTTATGTTTATGGCACAGCAACCGGCGGTGCTGACGTCACCACAGAGGTATTGTCTGAAACCAACATTCCAATGATTGTCACAAGGGCTTCAGATGTTAATTATAAGGATCAAATTAGAAGATGCTTAAAGCTTCTTAGTGCAACTGGAGAAGAATTAGAGGTTTATGACGATGGCCGTGATAATACAGATGCAGTTCGCACCGTTTCTGCAGGCGATGTTATCAGAGTTGCAGCAGATGGCGATAAGCTGGTTGACGCGATTGAAGTACTTGCTGTAGCTGAAGATGTAGTTTCTGGAAAACAGAAAAACTTAGTTACATTTGATGGAACTTCAAACGGAAAAGACGAATTAGATGCGCCGCTCCGTGTTGTTACTGGTCTAGTTCATAATGCAAAAGAGAACACGGTTGTTATGGCACCTTCCTTTGATTATCCCACTGATGAAGATGTTTATACATATACCTACACAGAAAATGTGAATGTATATGTAATTGATACAAGCAGAGCAGGCAAGGATAACATGATTGAGGAAGGCAACTTTAGCAATATTATTGGTTATAATCAGAGAGCAGAAGATCCAAGCAAAGTTATGGTTTATACCAAAAAAGGCGATGTTGTCGCAATGATAGTTTTTAAATAA